A single Lactuca sativa cultivar Salinas chromosome 8, Lsat_Salinas_v11, whole genome shotgun sequence DNA region contains:
- the LOC111885758 gene encoding LOW QUALITY PROTEIN: serine/threonine-protein kinase CTR1 (The sequence of the model RefSeq protein was modified relative to this genomic sequence to represent the inferred CDS: substituted 1 base at 1 genomic stop codon), whose amino-acid sequence MQKLADYVGLPCRIARGCKYCVEDHRSSCLVKIQNDKSTREYVMDLIGQPGNMYNPDSSINGDILSSVPSPFQSSHLKEVEQVYVDRASISQVKSIEGGGGVCEEESSVVESKEMRCVPVPVPVPIDRNYRVCEMIETPKVVKYSSSEQLSDIDQGKSTIRSNSFPVTAPRYLTLEPSLAMDWLEIAWDDLHIKERIGAGSFGTVHRAEWHGSDVAVKVLTVQDFXDDQLKEFLREVSIMKRVRHPNVVLFMGAVTVRPHFSIVTEYLPRGSLFRLIHRPTAGEIMDQRRHIRMALDVAKGINYLHCLNPPIVHWDLKSPNLLVDKNWTVKVCDFGLSRFKANTFISSKSVAGTPEWMAPEFLRGEPSNEKSDVYSFGVILWELVTMQQPWNGLSPAQVVGAVAFQNRKLTIPINTPPTLTSLMESCWADDPAQRPTFKSIVNSLKKLLKSPAQMGPP is encoded by the exons ATGCAGAAACTGGCAGACTATGTGGGACTACCTTGTCGCATAGCTCGAGGCTGCAAGTATTGTGTTGAAGATCATAGATCCTCATGCCTTGTCAAAATTCAAAACGATAAATCCACAAG GGAGTATGTAATGGATCTAATTGGGCAACCAGGAAACATGTATAATCCGGATTCATCAATAAATGGAGATATACTTTCTTCGGTGCCTTCACCATTTCAAAGCTCTCATTTGAAAGAAGTTGAACAAGTTTATGTGGACCGAGCATCCATTTCTCAAGTGAAGA GCATTGAAGGAGGAGGGGGAGTATGTGAGGAAGAAAGCAGTGTAGTAGAATCAAAGGAAATGAGATGTGTCCCGGTCCCAGTCCCAGTCCCAATTGATAGAAACTATAGAGTTTGTGAGATGATTGAAACGCCAAAAGTAGTGAAATACAGTAGTAGTGAGCAGTTATCAGATATTGATCAAGGCAAGAGTACAATTAGAAGCAATAGTTTTCCTGTGACTGCTCCAAGGTACTTGACCCTTGAGCCATCTCTTGCAATGGACTGGCTGGAGATAGCTTGGGATGACTTGCATATCAAGGAGCGTATTGGTGCTG GCTCTTTTGGGACAGTGCATCGAGCAGAGTGGCATGGATCG GATGTGGCAGTTAAGGTATTAACTGTCCAGGACTTCTAAGATGATCAGTTGAAGGAGTTTCTGAGGGAg GTTTCAATTATGAAACGAGTGCGGCATCCGAATGTGGTTCTGTTCATGGGTGCAGTGACTGTTCGCCCACATTTTTCAATAGTGACAGAGTACTTACCTAG GGGTAGTCTATTTCGTCTTATACATCGACCAACAGCTGGTGAAATTATGGATCAAAGGCGACATATACGCATGGCTTTGGATGTG GCAAAGGGTATCAATTATCTTCATTGTCTTAATCCTCCAATCGTTCACTGGGATCTCAAATCTCCAAACTTATTGGTCGATAAAAACTGGACTGTCAAG GTTTGTGATTTTGGGTTATCCAGATTTAAAGCAAATACTTTCATATCATCAAAATCTGTTGCAGGAACA CCTGAATGGATGGCCCCTGAATTCCTGCGTGGTGAGCCCTCGAATGAAAAATCTGATGTTTACAGTTTCGGTGTCATCTTGTGGGAGCTCGTCACCATGCAGCAGCCATGGAACGGACTCAGCCCTGCCCAG GTTGTGGGAGCAGTGGCTTTCCAGAACAGGAAACTAACGATACCCATCAACACCCCTCCGACATTAACTTCACTCATGGAATCATGTTGGGCCGA TGATCCTGCTCAACGCCCAACTTTTAAGAGCATTGTTAACTCTTTAAAGAAGTTGCTCAAGTCTCCAGCACAAATGGGACCTCCATGA